The DNA region CGAGCCGCGCGGCCCGCCGAGCAGGGCGATCCGGCGGTGGCCGAGGCCGATCAGGTGCTCCACGGCGAGCCGGGCACCCTGGCCGACGTCGATCACCACGTTCGGCAGGCCGGTCACCTGCCGGTTGATCACCACCAGCGGTACGTCCCGGCTGAGCTGCTCGATCAGGCTGTTGCTCATCCGGGGGCTGCACAGCAGCACTCCGTCGACCTGTTTGGCGAGGGCGTGGACCAGCTCCTCCTCGACCGCCGGGTCCTCATTGGTGTCGGTGACGAAGATGTGGTAGTCGCGGTGCCGGGCCTGGCTCTCCGCCGCCTTGATCAGCGGCGGGAAGAACGGGTTGGCGATGTCGGCGACGATCAGCCCGATGTTGTGCGTACGGCCGGTGATCAGCGCGCGGGCCGCCCGGTTGGGGCGGTAGCCGAGGTGCTCCGCGCAGGCCAGCACCCGGCTGCGGGTCTCCGGGTTGACCAGGTGCGGGGCCGAGAACGTGCGGGACACGGTGGAGATGTGCACTCCGCAGGCCCGGGCGACGTCTCGAATGGTGGCTGGCACGCGGGGTCCTTGGGGTCGAAGCGGTTCACCGCCCGGGGCGTCGACGGTGACCGGTGTGGCTGGGGTCACGTGGTCCGCCAATTAATGCAAACGGTTGCTCAGGTGTCAACGGTCTTCGATTGCGGATTTGTTGCGGCCGTGGTCTCGCGGAGTGTTCATAGCCTCGCGTAAGCACATGAATCGGACAGGTTGCCGAGGGGCCATTGACGAGAGTGTCCGTCTCGTGGCAACTTCTGCTGCAAACCTTTGCAGCCAATCCGGAGGCGGAGCAGGATGTCCCCAGAACCCGATCGGCGGCTGCGCTACGCGCTCGTCGGCACCGGCGCCCGCGCCGAGATGTTCGTCCGCGCCCTGGTGCTCGACCACCGCGACACCGCCGAACTCGTCGCCTTCGCCGACAGCAACCAGGCCCGGATGGACGCGCACAACGCCTGGCTGGAGGAGCTCGGCCGGGACGCCGTGGCGACGTACCCGGCCAGCGAGTTCGTCGCCATGCTCGGCAAGGAACGGGTCGACGTCGTGCTGGTCACCACCGTCGACCGGGTGCACGACGAGTACATCGTCGCCGCCCTGCACGCCGGCTGCGACGTGATCACCGAGAAGCCGATGACCGTCGACGTGCCCCGCTGCCAGCGAATCCTCGACGCGGTCGCGCAGACCGGGCGCAGCGTGCAGGTCGCCTTCAACTACCGCTACAACCCGTTGCACGAACGGGTCCGCCAGGTCCTCGCCGACGGTGAGATCGGCGAGGTCGGCTCGGTGCACTTCGAATGGCTGCTCGACGTGCGCCACGGTGCCGACTACTTCCGCCGTTGGCACCGCGACAAGGCCAACTCCGGCGGGCTGATGGTGCACAAGGCCAGCCACCACTTCGACCTCGTCAACTGGTGGCTGGACGCGGTCCCGGTGCAGGTCTACGCGGCCGGCCGGCTGTTCTTCTACGGCGAGTCCGGCCGCCGGCACGGCTACGCCCGCGACTACGACCGGGCGCACGGCGCGGTGGCCGCCGCCGGTGACCCGTTCGCCCTGCAACTGGCCGCCCACCCCCGGCTGCGGGCGCTCTACCTGGAGGCCGAGGCCGAGGACGGCTACCACCGCGACCAGAACGTCTTCGCCCCCGGGGTGACCATCGAGGACGACATGTCGGTGCTGGCCACCTACTCGACCGGGGCCACGATGACGTACCACCTCACCGCGTACGCCCCCTGGGAGGGCTACCGGGTGATGTTCAACGGCAGCCGGGGTCGGCTCGAGCTGGAGGTGGTGGAGAGCGACTTCGTCAGCCCGTACGCCGCCGGCGAACTCAAGGGCGCCGCGCTGCACGGCGTCCA from Solwaraspora sp. WMMD791 includes:
- a CDS encoding LacI family DNA-binding transcriptional regulator — encoded protein: MPATIRDVARACGVHISTVSRTFSAPHLVNPETRSRVLACAEHLGYRPNRAARALITGRTHNIGLIVADIANPFFPPLIKAAESQARHRDYHIFVTDTNEDPAVEEELVHALAKQVDGVLLCSPRMSNSLIEQLSRDVPLVVINRQVTGLPNVVIDVGQGARLAVEHLIGLGHRRIALLGGPRGSWTNREIRRSATAAVRSTDVTLTVIGPNPPTEGGGIAAAEQVRRADVTAVLAYNDLMAIGLIEGLDAHGIAVPRDISVVGIDDIALSRLTRPKLTTVATPNAAAGRAAVDMLLQHGDDRRTTAQVTLQTELVIRDSTGPGPHRHADPGDAAAAAPADVAS
- a CDS encoding Gfo/Idh/MocA family oxidoreductase — protein: MSPEPDRRLRYALVGTGARAEMFVRALVLDHRDTAELVAFADSNQARMDAHNAWLEELGRDAVATYPASEFVAMLGKERVDVVLVTTVDRVHDEYIVAALHAGCDVITEKPMTVDVPRCQRILDAVAQTGRSVQVAFNYRYNPLHERVRQVLADGEIGEVGSVHFEWLLDVRHGADYFRRWHRDKANSGGLMVHKASHHFDLVNWWLDAVPVQVYAAGRLFFYGESGRRHGYARDYDRAHGAVAAAGDPFALQLAAHPRLRALYLEAEAEDGYHRDQNVFAPGVTIEDDMSVLATYSTGATMTYHLTAYAPWEGYRVMFNGSRGRLELEVVESDFVSPYAAGELKGAALHGVQAAVEEGWAKITVRPFWEQPRQVPVAGYTRTGHGGADAKMTAVLFGGATDPMGRGATARDGALALLTGLAANRSFETGQPVRVADLLTVD